The Hordeum vulgare subsp. vulgare chromosome 7H, MorexV3_pseudomolecules_assembly, whole genome shotgun sequence DNA window CCAGAATTATCACACACAATTTTGATTATCGACCTGTTTGCAGAGTATCGCACACACCTTGTTACGTCAAACCATTTGTGTTATTCCGGATTAGCGCAAATAGTTCATCTGAGTGACCTGTATGTCGTATGTCATACACATCCGGATCTGCGTAACCGCTTGCATTACATTGGATCTTCACAGACAATTCTACGATGTCAGTTGCATACTGTACATCGCACACAACTATGTATTTTAAACTGTTTGTGTTGTTTTTACTCATCACAAACAGTTTGTAAATACCAGTTGTTTACCTTGCATCGCACATGCAACTCATTTTTGAATCTTGTTTGATGGATCTGCCATCGCACACAGTTCGTGTCATTGGCGATGAATCTTGAACTATACTGTTTGCGATTGATGGATCACACACAGTTTCTCTGAAGGGTCTCTAGTTGATGTGTTTTCTTTGGACCATCCTACAGTAgtgatatactatcttggacatcttttatgattgtgagcccccgtaAAATATTTTCTATATGATCgagtagttgatgttggacaaggaagacatcatAATGAGTAATGTTTGTTTACATTCACAcaaaagttatattgtcatggatcctctaacatgtggtgcttgtctaGGATATTTTGCTAGAAAAAAATCCACACTAAgtaaagatactacttgtgcatccataacccttaaacctagtttcttgcGATGAGAGTCCACaaaatctacctatggattgaataagattcttCAAGTAAGTTTGTCAtcagtgcacaaagcaataaaaattgctcctaaatatgtatgatcttttattggaagggaaaataagctttgtacgatcttgtgagggCAAAGAAAtataagcgacggactgcataataaagattctatcataaggggcaatataaagtgatgttcctttacaTTAAGAGCTTGCACATCCTAGattaaaaagtgcatgacaacctcttcttccctctacgaagggcctatcttttattttcatgtatttactttcatgcaagagtTAATAATGTTTATacctattccaatctattaagCCTTTAGTTGGCAAACATCATGtgttgggcaaatatatatatccacttggatgtaggtgatcatgaggcATTATTGTtgtcattatccttgaggtaaataagttgggtggcgaaAACAatgaagcccctatcttcctatgtgtccaatGGAAATGTTTGCTCCAACAATATGCATTCAGTGtccacaatcatagaagactaaatgatggttgagtatgtgaacttactAAAATAAAAAGCACTTACATAGACTCTTCTGTACAATATGATGAATATTGATTATCTCAGTGACTAAGAACAGAATTTGTCAATTGTCAGTTAAggttatgcttcatactccaataatTGTGGAcaaattgttacttgtttatgagaagctatatgatgaaaaCTTGGTGCTTTGTTAATATGCATGACACCCATGTACGTATTTTTTTATCATCACATCTCTCTCTAATTATGTGGTCACTATTATCaagttcggctttcgcttgaggataagTGAGgtcgaagcttgggggagttgatacagccattttgcatcatgatttcttattggTATTTATATTGTTGTTGAtcattattccactttatgatacatatcttatgccttttctctcttaatttacaaggtacatcacaaacagGGAAATTGCCGGAAACTGAAATCAtggacctgaaaaccaagaaaaagtctGAAAATTCTTTGGACTTCACgaagatttttgtggaatatacccacatttatggagaaaataagtgCGAGATGGGGGACACGTGTGGCTCCTAAGTCAACATGCGCGACCACCCCCATGGGCGCGCTCTGATGGCTTGGGAAGCCCACAGGAAGGCCCAACCCCCCTGTTCTCCTATATAATGGTATCTGatctagaaaaaataagaagatacTTTCAGACTAAGCGCCACCTTCTCAAGGCCGAAACCTGGACACATGTCATTTTGCTCTCCGATAGAGTGATTCTGCTagcgaaacttccctccgggagggggaaatcaaagccattgtcatcaccaacgcttcctcctttgtCAGGGGACCAATCTTAACAAACAtattcactagcaccatctcatctcaaaccctagatcATATCTTGTATGaaatatttgtctcaaaacctcagtttAGTACCTCGGggctactagtagtgttgattacatcttgtagctgATGCttattggtttacttggtggaagataatatgttcgaATCCTTTATCATATTTATTACACTCCTGATCTTGAACATAGTAATTATTTGTGAGTAGGTTCTTTTGTTCTcggggacatgggagaagtcctgttataagtaatcatgtgaagttggtattcgttcgatattttcatggtgtgtatgttgttgcttcctttagtggtgggatatgaacgtcaactacatgacacttcaccatatttgggcctaagggaaggcattgtggagtaataagtagatggtcggttgttagagtgacaaaagcttaaaccctagtttatgcattattccataaggggttgatttgaatccacatgtttcatgctatggttagatttatcttaattcttattttgtagttgcgtatgcttgtgagagggggtaattataagtaggttgtttgttcaagtaagaacatcaccgaagcacaggtccacccacatatcaattcatcaaagtaacgaacgcgaatcaactcaacatgatggacATGACTAGacgaaaattcccatgtgtccttgagagcgctttactttatataagagaacttcgaggcttgtccttttctatgaaaaatattgggccaccttgctacacacttgctactattgttacttgataCGTGTTGCCAATTATCTTgctgcaaaactatctatcattgttactcacaTCACATGCACGAAATACCTTCCTGAaaattgcttatcatttccttctcgtcctcgttgggtttggcactcttacttattgaaaagactacattgatcccctataattgtgggtcaccaGTCCCGAGCTAGTGATCTTGGCTTAATGATAACAAGACAAAGAGGGACATGATTGCCCAGGTTCACGCTCCCTCAAAGAAGTAAACCCCATGTCCTACTTCTTTTGCATTGATTATGGATGGGGTGCAAAGTATAgaatgatctacctcgagatcatatgtttAATCGACTATCCTAGTCTTAGTTTATATAATGTACCGGGGGCCTAGGATTTAGAAGAGTCATCATCTTGTGCGCCAATTCCTGTGGGATCTTCCTTGTATACATTATGGGTTGCGCGAAGAGGCGCATTAATTAATTGCCACGCGGGTCCTTGGCCCACCGCTTCTCTTCGGGAAATGACATGGTGAGTATCCCTAGTCCAGGACACCATCAATTAGTActccgctgtcacgggagggtaggacaaaatatgttatggacgttcttattgcaagcatgtatgAGTATATACGAAATAGATGCCTACATATGATTGATGAGTTGGGGTTAGTTTATATTGCTCTAGGTTGTGACCGTTCCATATTGAATCTCATCTGAACACATCAATGCTACTCCGTGCCTACACTTTTTACTATTGTCTCTATTAAATTACTATTGTTCTGCTTTGTTACATACTTGTTACTATTGATGTCTTTACTGTTACTCTATTACTACTACTGTCATATTACTATGCTATTAATGAATTGTTGTAGAAAAGTTATCTCTCGGTTGAGGTTGAATTAATAAATCAACAGCTAAgccttttaaatattttttggtCCCTGTGTGAaatcatttttttttgaaatactaCCTTGAAGAATGTTGCGATCACCTATAATTGTGACCCAACAATGCGGTCGATCGAGAGGTGGACGATGAGGGTGCCACGGCTTGGATGTATCTGTGCTTGTAAGcttgattcccccccccccccggtccacTTAACCAGCTTGATTTACCCCCCTTCCCCTTACTCAATCCCCTAAGAACCCTAGAACCCATTGATAATGCATAAATTCAGATGTGTTGGTCAATCCCATTTTGAAACCCCCCGTTCTATCAGACCCTTAATGCATAAAATCAAATGCGCAAATCGAATCGAATACCCGAATCAAATGTAGAAATCGAAAGGGGGGACAAAGGGTTGACCTTCATTGCCGAACTCTTGCTGATGAGGTGTTGAAGCCGGTGCTCACCTTGACATTCTTCGTCGTGCTGCTCTCGTCCGCTCAAGTGGGAGTGCGAAGAGAGCAGTAATGGAAAGTGATGGTAATTATGTAAACACTTTGGTAAACAACGTGACGTCTCCTCGCGTGCAACCTCAGTCGTCGACGTGCCTTGACTTGCATCGTTTGGGTTTGAATGTAGAAAAAGGCCGATTCGACTGTTCCCACTGGGCAAGGCCGAGAGGTGATTTGATGTTTGTGCAATCAACATTTCGATGGGATTCAAGCAATCAAACAGCCCATTTTCATCCAGCTTGAGCCTGCATGGAACGTATGCACGCAATCAAACACGCATTTTTTTCGTCCCCGTGAGCCTGACCGTGAGGTGTTGAAGCCGGTGATTGACGCCGGTACTCGCCTTGACATTCTTCGACCCGTTGGTCGCGTCCGCTCAAGTGGGAGTGAGAAAAGAACGGTAAGGGAAAGTGGTGATAATTATATAGATGCTTTGGAAAACAACGCGATGTCTCGACTCTGTCTCCTCGCGTCCAGCCTCACCCGTCCACGTGCCTCGACTTGCATGCTTGGGTCTGAATGTAGAAAAAGGCTGGTTACTGAGCCAGGCCGAGAAGTGATTTGATGTTTGTGCGGCCAATATTTTCAATGTGACCCAAGCAATCAAACAGCCCATTTTCGTTGCAACCAAACACGCATATTTTCGTCCCCGTGAGCCTGGCCGTGTGTTTAGCTCTCATCTCTTATCCTTGTGGGTGGTTAAAAGCAGTGTTGCTGCCAGATTACCAGAATGGGGGCAAGATGCAACCTAGAAGCAGAGCACGGCACTCCGCATTGCCGGGCGCATCCGTGGCGCTCACCATGCATCTGAAGCGTGCTAGCAGCGCCataagagaggagaagaaatgggCAGGCACGGCATTCATCGCTCCCTGCGTGCCTGCTTCCGCTCGACGACGATAAGAAAGTTGGGCGCCTCCCACAGCGACGTCTAACCTTCGGGATGTCGAGCCCCGCGACAGCGACCGCGGCGCTCCGCCGCTCCGATCGAGGATGGATACACGCGCCCTTTCGACGAGCCGTGTGAAACGCAGTGGCCCAGCTACGACGCCCACCTGTATACATACATATTACATAGTAGGAGTACTactgtagtagcagcagcagcagcagctccggTACGTACGTGCGTAGCGTATACAGTTGGGTTGTATCTGGTTGGTGTAAAGCAACGGGCCCTGTCCTCCCTCCCTTTTGCTGTCAGCGTAAGACGGTGGTGCTATCAATTTGTTTGTATAACAGCCTGTCGCGCGTACATTCTCCGGGCTGGGGTCGACGCGACGGTGACGTGGTGTACAGTTCGTCAGTTAGATGGCGTCCTTGTGAGCAGTGAAACTGTAATGCTCGCAGTTACGGCATCTCTGAAGAAACTGGGCACCGTCTGAAGCTGATGTTGAGCGACGGGTGGCCGCAGCAACAACACCCGACGCAGCGTGAGATCCagcgaggagaggagaggagacgaGACGGATCGTAGAGGGGACTAAAAGCGACGTGTAACCTACCGAACTTTGGTGCAGCGCGGCGTGCGTTTCGCTCTAACCGCCGGGCAGCGGGCAGCGAGAATACGTAGCGTGGGCAACAAACAGCCAGCAGAGCACGCGACAAACGGCTTTCAGGCGGAGAGAAGCTAAGCTCCAAGGAAGATTCAGTATACTGACGGAGTTTCTCATTGCCACAGATAATAAAGATCTAAGAGCAGCAGTATTAGGATGGGCAGGACAGGCGAGGTGCCAGTAATATCTGCACcgtgtcacacacacacagacacaggCTGCAACTTATCGCTCCGTTATATTAATCACTTAATATTTATATATTATACTACTAATCAACGCCAGTAATATTAGAGGAATCACATCACACCGCCCTACAGGCGGAAAATGACACGACAAATTCGTCCCTTGGTAGTAGATCCTAATTACGGAGACTGTTAGCTTCAGAGTTGAGAGCTATAGCTTCACTCGCCACCGCGGCACATCTTCTTAATAGGAATTCCTATGTACAGATCATTTTCCGTTCAGCAACGCCGACTAGAACTCCATTTTCATCTGGCCTGCTTGCAAATCACCTGTGCCGATTACATAATGCGCACGGGTCAGCGACGATATCAATATCATCATAAGGAGTAGAAGCATGTAGGAGGCGTTGTACGCGATTTCTACTGGGGACTTTTAAGAGAACTAACCGTGGAAGCTCTCCGCTGAAACCCCGTTATCCTGGCTCTGTCTGTTGTCCACATGAAAAACGCTCTGGAGATCGTCCTCCCAGAAGTTCCTCTGCTGAGAGACGCGCAACAAAACCAAAGTGTATCAGGATAAGGCCTGCATCAAGCGATGCCAAAACCCACAGAATTCTCAAGGCAAGAATCACCTGCTGCAAGTTCGTGCTGGCCGTCGCATCCTGGAAGCCGTACTGCGCGGCGTTGGTGGCCTGAGAGAGAGCCAAGTCCAGCTGATTCAGGGTGCACTGGCTCTCCATGCTGTTGGGCAGGAACGACTGGAAGACGTCCCCTTGGTCGCTGAACGGGAAGGCCGAGCTGGAGCTCTCGAGCGAGAACACGGAGCTCGCCGATGGGCCGTACATCTGCATTCGACAGGGAGGAGGTGAGTAACTATGGACTCCGTTACGgcgcgatgatgatgacgatgatgacgagcaGGGGTGAGTTTTGGGCTCACGTCTTTGTGCAGGAGCGTGGGCAGGTTGCTGAAGTCGAGCGGGTTCACGGTTGCCAGCTTCATGGAGAGGAACTGAAGCCACGGAAACAGAGGAGGAATTGATCAGAATTCAGAGTGGCACTTTGGTTACTACTACTGTACATGGCATCAAAAAAGTGGCTCTTCTCAGTTCTTACCTCGACTTGCCGTTGAAGGGACTGCACGTAGTTTATGATCTCATCAAGCATCAGTGCCTTGCCAATCACCTAAAGGTCACACACGAAATTCGGCCAATTTAATTGTCAACCTTGTACACAAAGGCTGTCTTCCATATAATAAAATGTGCATCAAGATTGTCCTGTGCGTGCTTATTTTCTTTCCTGACGATTTCTCATTTTGAGTGGAATGACTAGTTTAATTACCTTGTTGCATCCTGGAACGAGGTCCTGGAGAAATTTCATCCGCTGGCTGATCCTCTCTCTTCTCACCTGCCAACGTCCGAGGAAATTCAATACTAGTACTTCTTACAAAACCGAAGCAAGATACTACTAGTGGAAGCAGCGTGATCATTCAGGACAGTACCCGCTCTGCAAGGCTGTGGCTGTCAGTAGCCTGGCCTCTCCTTGCCCGGACATGGACGTAGTCCTTGGGGGGCTCCACCGGCTTGGCATTcttccccttgcccttcctcTGCTCGCCGTCCTCCACCGAGCTGTCGCTCCCGGCCTGCTCCGCCTTGGGCCTCACCggggccgccgccttcttctcggcgtCGCCCGTCCTGCACCTCTTGGCGTCCGGCTCCTTGTGCTCCCCGACCTGAAAGGCACAATTGGTCGGCGTCCGCAGCGGGCGTCCTGCTCCCCGATTGGCGAATGGCGAACGAAGGCAAGCTCACCTGGCAAGAGGTGCTCAGGGAAGGCTCCTTGGCCTTGCCTTTGGACGCGGGCGCCTTCCTCTTCTTGGCATTGGCGTCCTTCATCGCAGAGGCAGGGTCGGACACGGAGGACGCCTCCCGCGAGCCGCCGAACTCGCCGCCGGGCGCCGGCGGCAGCATCCCTAGGAGCCCCGGCGCCAAGTGCTGCCCGTTGAAGCTGGACAGCCGCGCCGCCCGCTCCGCGAACCCCGGGTCGCCGCAGAACTTGTCCAGGCAATCCCCGCCCGCCGTCACGGCGCCGTCCAGCATGCCGAAGTCGAGCATCGGCGACGAGGTGAGGAGGCTGGAAATGTAGTCGCCGCTTCCGCCGCCGGCCCTGCCCTCCATTGCGGCCGCAAGAAACGGAGCCGAACCGCCGGGACGCCGTCCAAGAACCGCCGCCCAAGCCGATCGAGACGCGTCCTTCCTTTATGCGGAGAATCAAGAGCGGCCGGAGGCGCGGCACTTATAGgagaatgatgatgatgaggaggaggaggaggaggaggaggagggggcttgggggtgaaggaggaggtgggaatggATGCTCGAGGGGCAATTGGGGTGGAGGGAGGGTCAAAGTGGCGGTGATGCCCCGCGGCAGCTGGAAGTGGAAGAGGGCTTTGATGGAATCCTGTTTCGATTTGGGATGGAGAGGAGGATGCCTTTCCGCTGCCGGGGCCCTTTTAAGTTCGTCACCCTGCCCGCCGGCTCCGTAATGACCGGTGGCAGTAATTCCTCGTTAGCCCGGCGGCGGTCTCGCTCTAGTTCTTGCTCCACGGAAGGctggttagagcatctccaagaaCCACGCGATATAAAACGGCACCAGAGATAAAAGTGGTTTAGTGCGCCGGACCAAACAACATCGCACATCGCACGTCGTTTATTTCGTGCGTCCGCTTTCGCGTGCTGCACACTCGAGCGCCCGCGCCGCATCCTCTCCGACCGCGTCGCTTTTGCCCCGCCCACGCCCTCGCGGGCGAATTCACCGGATGGACGACCTCGGCAGCGGGTGGCGTCGCGCCGACGCTCGCCGTGAAGCCACGTCCCCCCTCTCGATGCTCCCAAATGCCGCGGTGGCGAAGAAGGGCAAGGTGTCCGGAAAGAAAAACAAGGCGGTGGACGGCTCCTTTAGACAACTGAAGAAGAGACTTGCACGACGTACGAAGGATGTGGCAGCAACCGAAGCGCCGACGAGCTCGCTTGCTGCGCCGGCGGCCGATGCGCACATGGTGGTCGATGAAATGCCCACAAGGTAAAATTTCGCCAACTTTTTCTGTTGTTGTTTTGTGAATGGATACATATGGGTAGCTTATTTGTTTTGTTGTATATACTTTGTACTTTTAATGTTGAGACATATATGTCAACTATGAATGTTGGCTCCAACAGTTTTCgttggtctcaaaccaatgaggtgcatttctatgatcatgagtttgaggtggacgaggaTGGTGAGGGTATCGTCGATGCACCGAAAGGAAGAGCGGGCAACTACACCATGGACGAGGACGTCTTGCTATGCAATACATGATTACAAATATCTAGGGATGCCACCGTTGGAGGGGACCAAAGTAGAGATGCATATTGGATCCGGATGAAGGAGCACTTTGATATGCACAACAAAAGTGGAATTGACCGCTTGAAAAGATTTGTTCGCTCCCGGTGATCGACAATCAACACAAATTGTCAAAGGTGGGCGGCTGCACTTAAGGCGGTTGATACGTTAAACCTAAGTGGAACTAATGATAGAGATAGGGTAAGTGCCATTTCTTTCATGATTCTTCCATGTTAATGCTTCTTCTTTgttcatgcttcttctttggtGTTTCAAGTGCTAACTTGTTCTTTTGTTTGTAGCTCACTATTGCACAAAACTTAtttcaagaagaggagaagaagaccaagaaagggaagatCAAGAAAGGGAGGCCATTTACCTTGCCCCATTGCTATGATGCgttgaaggatgatgagaaatggaagCCCCGTGAAGGTGTCAATGAGGAGAGCAACAAATGCAAGCGAACTAGtgatttggatgatgaggtggAGGCATCAAGTGATGACGGCAAGAGAAGCCCTACACCAAACTTGGTTGCCTACTCCAAGCCAAAAAAACCAAATGAAGGCAAGAAAGAcgcaaaagaaaataagaagaggaaaggagatgatgatctaaaaaatgctatggaagctattgtgaaCGCAAGGAAGGAAGCGAACAAGGTGAGGAAGATGGAAAGGAACCAAGATGCGGTGaccgaggagaggaggttggcggTCGAGGAGAGGAGGctggcggccgaggagaggaatgggagaagtacttgatcttcatggacacATCTACCCTCGATGAGAAGCAAAAGGAGTACGTCAATCTTGCCCGTGAAGAAGTCTTGGTCCAAATAAGAGCCATGATGGGTGGCATGGGCGGCATGGctaccatgggaggcatgggtggcttcgaAGCTACCATGGAAAGCATGGGTGGCTTCGGAGCTACAATGGggggcatgggaggcatgggtggcttcagAGCTACCATGGGCGGCATGGAGGCATGAGTTTTGCgtctctcatgggaggcatgggagaaCTTCCGGGTGACATGGGTGGATGCATGTCTTCCGGTGTGTCTCACATAGCTTCGCATGATGTCGTTGAAGATCTTACCAACACCTTTCGA harbors:
- the LOC123407905 gene encoding transcription factor BHLH094-like isoform X2, whose protein sequence is MEGRAGGGSGDYISSLLTSSPMLDFGMLDGAVTAGGDCLDKFCGDPGFAERAARLSSFNGQHLAPGLLGMLPPAPGGEFGGSREASSVSDPASAMKDANAKKRKAPASKGKAKEPSLSTSCQVGEHKEPDAKRCRTGDAEKKAAAPVRPKAEQAGSDSSVEDGEQRKGKGKNAKPVEPPKDYVHVRARRGQATDSHSLAERVRRERISQRMKFLQDLVPGCNKVIGKALMLDEIINYVQSLQRQVEFLSMKLATVNPLDFSNLPTLLHKDMYGPSASSVFSLESSSSAFPFSDQGDVFQSFLPNSMESQCTLNQLDLALSQATNAAQYGFQDATASTNLQQRNFWEDDLQSVFHVDNRQSQDNGVSAESFHGDLQAGQMKMEF
- the LOC123407905 gene encoding transcription factor BHLH094-like isoform X1 — protein: MEGRAGGGSGDYISSLLTSSPMLDFGMLDGAVTAGGDCLDKFCGDPGFAERAARLSSFNGQHLAPGLLGMLPPAPGGEFGGSREASSVSDPASAMKDANAKKRKAPASKGKAKEPSLSTSCQVGEHKEPDAKRCRTGDAEKKAAAPVRPKAEQAGSDSSVEDGEQRKGKGKNAKPVEPPKDYVHVRARRGQATDSHSLAERVRRERISQRMKFLQDLVPGCNKVIGKALMLDEIINYVQSLQRQVEFLSMKLATVNPLDFSNLPTLLHKDMYGPSASSVFSLESSSSAFPFSDQGDVFQSFLPNSMESQCTLNQLDLALSQATNAAQYGFQDATASTNLQQQRNFWEDDLQSVFHVDNRQSQDNGVSAESFHGDLQAGQMKMEF